One genomic segment of Streptomyces sp. TLI_146 includes these proteins:
- a CDS encoding polysaccharide lyase 8 family protein, which yields MPPWSRRTFLTVVGASALTLTAAPKAAAADEFAVLRGRWRDLSLGTGYDPGAEPYASRLKETGDRARAFRASMAPAEHALWPDCPFDPPAGITQSYGRLWTMAQAYVQPATGLTGDPGLLGDIVAGLDHLSAKVYNPSTTRYGNWWEWQIGSPRLLTDLVNALYEQLDEGRIQAACAAVDHFVPDSALGDYSGTSTGANRVDLCRSVAVRGAVGRTPAKLAFARDALSPVFPYVTKGDGLYADGSFIQHTSIAYSGTYGQVMLDGLGRLFTLLAGTSWAVTDPNRQIILDSVERAYAPLIHNGLVMDSVNGRAVSRGYLLADDLHVMRGDHFHGQGIIAAIAVLAGGASEAERTRWQGMIKGWIERDPTHPVLAARQFGVADLARLQAVVESPVAAASEPVGHTLFAAMDRAVHRRPAWTAAIAMASERISYYECGNGENPRGWHTGAGMLYWWPGERGNDQYTDWFWPTVDPYRLPGTTVSTKRLADRAGGEWGAAKPAVKWVGGAGDGEFGAVGQHVKGLGSTLEARKSWFCTAGTVICLGAGITASDGVRVETVVDNRNLGEAGTGTFSVDMAARPRWAHLEGHGGWVFPGGTPALHTLREPRTGAWSDINTTSSTERRTRTYQTLWLDHGVDPAGASYSYQLMPGASRQTVAARAADTGWLSVLANTAACQAVSVPALDLLGANFWQAGSAGPLAVSAPASVLVRSKGATATLRISEPPRTGQPFEVTWNRPVRRVTSADSTVEVLATGRALRLRITPGTAGATHRCDVALT from the coding sequence CTGCCCCCGTGGTCCCGTCGTACGTTCCTCACCGTCGTGGGGGCAAGCGCTCTCACCCTGACCGCGGCTCCCAAGGCGGCCGCCGCCGACGAGTTCGCCGTGCTGCGCGGGCGCTGGCGCGACCTCTCGCTCGGCACCGGCTACGACCCGGGCGCCGAGCCGTACGCCTCCCGGCTCAAGGAGACCGGCGACCGCGCCCGGGCGTTCCGGGCCTCGATGGCCCCGGCCGAGCACGCGCTGTGGCCGGACTGCCCGTTCGACCCGCCCGCCGGGATCACCCAGAGCTACGGCCGGCTGTGGACCATGGCCCAGGCCTACGTCCAGCCCGCCACCGGACTCACCGGCGACCCGGGTCTGCTCGGCGACATCGTCGCCGGTCTCGACCACCTGTCGGCGAAGGTCTACAACCCGTCCACCACGCGCTACGGCAACTGGTGGGAGTGGCAGATCGGCAGCCCCCGGCTGCTGACCGACCTGGTCAACGCGCTCTACGAGCAACTGGACGAGGGCCGGATCCAGGCCGCCTGCGCCGCCGTCGACCACTTCGTCCCCGACTCCGCGCTCGGCGACTACTCGGGCACCTCCACCGGAGCCAACCGCGTCGACCTGTGCCGTTCGGTCGCCGTGCGCGGGGCCGTCGGCCGCACCCCCGCCAAACTCGCGTTCGCCCGCGACGCCCTGTCGCCGGTCTTCCCGTACGTCACCAAGGGCGACGGCCTCTACGCCGACGGATCGTTCATCCAGCACACCTCGATCGCCTACTCCGGTACGTACGGACAGGTCATGCTCGACGGGCTCGGGCGGCTCTTCACGCTGCTCGCCGGGACGAGCTGGGCCGTCACCGACCCCAACCGGCAGATCATCCTGGACAGCGTGGAGCGCGCGTACGCGCCGCTGATCCACAACGGGCTGGTCATGGACAGCGTCAACGGGCGGGCGGTGAGCCGGGGTTATCTGCTCGCGGACGACCTGCACGTGATGCGCGGCGACCACTTCCACGGGCAGGGCATCATCGCCGCGATCGCGGTCCTCGCGGGCGGCGCCTCCGAGGCCGAGCGGACCCGCTGGCAGGGCATGATCAAGGGCTGGATCGAGCGGGATCCGACCCATCCCGTCCTCGCCGCCCGCCAGTTCGGGGTCGCGGACCTGGCCCGGCTCCAGGCGGTCGTGGAGTCACCGGTGGCCGCCGCGTCCGAGCCGGTCGGGCACACCCTGTTCGCCGCCATGGACCGCGCCGTCCACCGCCGCCCCGCCTGGACCGCCGCCATCGCCATGGCCTCCGAGCGGATCTCGTACTACGAGTGCGGCAACGGCGAGAACCCGCGCGGCTGGCACACCGGCGCCGGAATGCTCTACTGGTGGCCGGGGGAGCGGGGCAACGACCAGTACACGGACTGGTTCTGGCCGACCGTGGACCCGTACAGACTGCCCGGGACCACCGTGTCCACCAAGCGGCTGGCCGACCGGGCGGGCGGCGAGTGGGGCGCGGCCAAACCCGCCGTGAAGTGGGTGGGCGGGGCCGGCGACGGCGAGTTCGGGGCCGTCGGCCAGCATGTGAAGGGGCTCGGCTCGACCCTTGAGGCGCGCAAGTCCTGGTTCTGCACGGCCGGGACCGTCATCTGCCTCGGCGCCGGGATCACCGCGAGCGATGGCGTCCGGGTCGAGACGGTCGTCGACAACCGCAACCTGGGCGAGGCCGGGACCGGCACCTTCTCCGTGGACATGGCCGCCCGCCCCCGCTGGGCGCACCTGGAGGGCCACGGCGGCTGGGTCTTCCCCGGCGGCACCCCCGCCCTGCACACCCTGCGCGAGCCCAGGACCGGGGCCTGGAGCGACATCAACACCACCAGCTCGACCGAGCGCCGCACCCGCACCTATCAGACGCTGTGGCTGGACCACGGGGTCGACCCGGCGGGCGCCTCGTACAGCTACCAGCTGATGCCGGGCGCCTCGCGGCAGACGGTCGCGGCCCGCGCCGCCGACACCGGCTGGCTGTCGGTGCTCGCCAACACGGCCGCCTGCCAGGCCGTGTCCGTGCCCGCGCTCGACCTGCTGGGCGCCAACTTCTGGCAGGCTGGGAGCGCGGGCCCGCTGGCGGTCTCCGCCCCCGCGAGCGTCCTCGTACGGAGCAAAGGGGCGACGGCCACGCTCCGGATCAGCGAGCCGCCGCGCACCGGGCAGCCCTTCGAGGTGACCTGGAACCGTCCCGTACGACGGGTGACCAGTGCCGATTCCACGGTCGAGGTGCTCGCCACCGGCCGGGCGCTGCGGCTGCGGATCACCCCGGGCACGGCGGGCGCGACCCACCGCTGTGACGTGGCTCTCACCTGA
- a CDS encoding TetR/AcrR family transcriptional regulator, whose protein sequence is MAGPARARKNAPPREEVLAAAMATIAERGLDGLTMAGLGREVGMSSGHLLYYFRSKDELLLETLEWSEGRLGAERRALLSRPGAVRERLDAYIDLYVPDGARDPHWILWLEVWNRSQSAATDALARARQAAIEGAWHRDLVAIIAEGVSRGEFRPVDADRFAARLRALLDGFSVHVAVGIPGTGRPQVLDHVREFVDESLTGHRPDR, encoded by the coding sequence ATGGCCGGTCCGGCCCGCGCGCGGAAGAACGCGCCGCCGCGCGAGGAGGTGCTGGCCGCCGCCATGGCCACCATCGCGGAGCGCGGTCTGGACGGTCTGACCATGGCCGGGCTCGGCCGCGAGGTCGGCATGTCCAGCGGCCACCTCCTCTACTACTTCCGCAGCAAGGACGAACTGCTCCTCGAGACCCTGGAGTGGAGCGAGGGCCGCCTCGGCGCCGAGCGCCGGGCCCTGCTCTCCCGGCCGGGCGCGGTCCGCGAGCGCCTGGACGCGTACATCGACCTGTACGTGCCGGACGGCGCCCGCGATCCGCACTGGATCCTGTGGCTGGAGGTCTGGAACCGTTCGCAGAGCGCTGCCACCGACGCCCTCGCCCGCGCCCGCCAGGCCGCCATCGAGGGCGCCTGGCACCGCGACCTGGTCGCGATCATCGCGGAGGGCGTCTCGCGCGGCGAGTTCCGCCCGGTCGACGCGGACCGCTTCGCGGCCCGGCTGCGCGCGCTGCTCGACGGCTTCAGCGTCCATGTGGCGGTCGGCATACCGGGCACGGGACGGCCCCAAGTCCTCGACCACGTAAGGGAGTTCGTGGACGAGTCGCTGACGGGGCATCGGCCGGACCGCTGA
- a CDS encoding YceI family protein, producing the protein MGIFARKSNGTTTTIAPVDPALAALTGTYTIDPAHSSIGFTVRHAMVTNVRGSFTEHEGTLTLDGTDPAASAAVIDVKIASVDTGIADRDNHLRGGDFFDAEQFPLMTFRSTEAQQLGGDKYRIVGDLTIKDVTKPLAIDLEFNGSATDPYGNQRVGFEGSADILRSDWGLTWNAALETGGVVVSDKVKLTFDISAIKSA; encoded by the coding sequence ATGGGAATCTTCGCCCGCAAGAGCAACGGCACGACCACGACCATCGCCCCCGTCGACCCGGCCCTCGCCGCCCTGACCGGCACGTACACCATCGACCCGGCGCACAGCAGCATCGGCTTCACCGTGCGTCACGCCATGGTCACGAACGTCCGCGGCTCGTTCACCGAGCACGAGGGCACCCTCACCCTCGACGGGACCGACCCCGCCGCCTCCGCCGCCGTCATCGACGTGAAGATCGCCTCCGTGGACACCGGCATCGCCGACCGCGACAACCACCTGCGCGGCGGCGACTTCTTCGACGCCGAGCAGTTCCCGCTGATGACCTTCCGCTCCACCGAGGCCCAGCAGCTCGGCGGCGACAAGTACCGGATCGTCGGCGACCTCACCATCAAGGACGTCACCAAGCCGCTCGCCATCGACCTGGAGTTCAACGGCTCGGCCACCGACCCCTACGGCAACCAGCGCGTCGGCTTCGAGGGCAGCGCCGACATCCTGCGCTCCGACTGGGGCCTGACCTGGAACGCGGCGCTGGAGACCGGTGGTGTCGTGGTCAGCGACAAGGTCAAGCTGACCTTCGACATCTCCGCGATCAAGTCCGCGTGA
- a CDS encoding agmatine/peptidylarginine deiminase yields MSAAADGFRMPAEWAPHERTWMAWPGPNVTFPNEAELAESRAAWASVARAVRRFEPVTVVCGPGQSTAAAALLGPDIDLVERELDDAWMRDIGPTFLTDGTELAAVDWTFNGWGAQDWARWEHDAKIGAYVSDLAGARTYTSRLVNEGGAIHVDGEGTVLLTESVQLGPERNPGWTREQVEAEIHGMLGTRKAIWLPRGLTADYPPHGYGTLGHVDIVAAFARPGVVVAHTQPDPAHPDHEVCKENVALLRGQTDARGRSIEVVEVPAPTVLTDDHGWVDYSYINHYLCNGGVVLCGFDDPRDENAAGIFRRLFPERTVTLVDARTIFAGGGGIHCITQQQPRV; encoded by the coding sequence ATGTCTGCTGCCGCCGACGGCTTCCGCATGCCCGCCGAGTGGGCCCCGCACGAGCGCACCTGGATGGCGTGGCCGGGCCCGAACGTCACCTTCCCGAACGAGGCGGAGCTCGCCGAGTCCCGCGCCGCCTGGGCCTCCGTCGCCCGCGCCGTGCGCCGCTTCGAGCCGGTCACCGTCGTCTGCGGCCCCGGCCAGAGCACGGCGGCGGCCGCCCTGCTCGGCCCGGACATCGACCTAGTGGAACGCGAACTCGACGACGCCTGGATGCGCGACATCGGCCCCACCTTCCTGACCGACGGCACCGAACTCGCCGCCGTGGACTGGACGTTCAACGGCTGGGGCGCCCAGGACTGGGCCCGCTGGGAGCACGACGCCAAGATCGGCGCGTACGTCTCGGACCTCGCCGGGGCCCGTACGTACACCTCCCGCCTGGTCAACGAGGGCGGGGCGATCCACGTCGACGGCGAGGGCACGGTGCTGCTCACCGAGTCCGTGCAGCTCGGGCCCGAGCGCAACCCCGGCTGGACCCGCGAGCAGGTCGAAGCGGAGATCCACGGGATGCTCGGCACCCGCAAGGCGATCTGGCTGCCGCGCGGCCTGACCGCCGACTACCCCCCGCACGGCTACGGCACGCTGGGCCACGTCGACATCGTCGCCGCGTTCGCCCGCCCCGGCGTGGTCGTCGCCCACACCCAGCCGGACCCGGCCCACCCCGACCACGAGGTGTGCAAGGAGAACGTGGCGCTGCTGCGCGGCCAGACCGACGCCCGGGGCCGGAGCATCGAGGTCGTGGAGGTCCCCGCGCCGACCGTCCTCACCGACGACCACGGCTGGGTCGACTACTCGTATATCAACCACTACCTCTGCAACGGCGGCGTCGTCCTGTGCGGCTTCGACGACCCGAGGGACGAGAACGCGGCGGGCATCTTCCGCCGTCTCTTCCCCGAGCGGACCGTCACCCTCGTCGACGCACGTACGATCTTCGCTGGGGGCGGTGGCATCCACTGCATCACCCAGCAGCAGCCCAGGGTGTGA
- a CDS encoding MFS transporter, whose protein sequence is MGREQWKKIWVGSAGNMVEWFDWFVYATFAVYFADAFFPKGNDTANLMNTMGIFAVGFFMRPVGGWLLGRIGDRRGRKAALTLTVTLMSASAILIAVAPTYGVAGYGGVAVLLVARLLQGLSVGGEYAASATYLTEASDPGRRGFASSFQYVSMTAGQLVGLGLLIVMQHTMSEDALHSWGWRIPFIVGALGAAIVFYLRRTMLETEVYAESGAALDEDRGTLKALWGHRREAFLVIALTMGGTVAYYTYTTYLTKFLSKSAGMPKPTASLVSFCALFVFMCLQPLAGMLSDRIGRRPLLITFAVGSTFLTVPIMTMLKHAGTFWPAFGLALLALVVVTGYTSINACVKAELFPTGIRALGVALPYAIANALFGGTAEYVALWFKRGGIESGFYWYVAGCAAVSLVVYLTMRETRDIDLKKTAPPAFEERGSGRSPDGARTGQVPAS, encoded by the coding sequence ATGGGACGAGAGCAGTGGAAGAAGATCTGGGTCGGCTCGGCCGGGAACATGGTCGAGTGGTTCGACTGGTTCGTGTACGCCACCTTCGCGGTGTACTTCGCGGACGCGTTCTTCCCGAAGGGGAACGACACCGCGAACCTCATGAACACGATGGGGATCTTCGCCGTCGGCTTCTTCATGCGGCCGGTGGGCGGCTGGCTGCTCGGCCGCATCGGCGACCGCCGCGGCCGCAAGGCGGCGCTGACCCTGACCGTCACCCTGATGTCCGCCTCGGCGATCCTGATCGCGGTGGCGCCGACGTACGGGGTGGCCGGGTACGGCGGAGTGGCGGTCCTGCTGGTCGCCCGGCTCCTCCAGGGCCTGTCGGTGGGCGGTGAGTACGCGGCCAGCGCCACCTATCTGACCGAGGCGTCCGACCCCGGCCGCCGCGGCTTCGCCTCCAGCTTCCAGTACGTGTCGATGACCGCGGGCCAGCTCGTCGGCCTCGGCCTGCTGATCGTCATGCAGCACACGATGTCCGAGGACGCGCTGCACAGCTGGGGCTGGCGGATCCCGTTCATCGTGGGCGCGCTCGGCGCGGCGATCGTCTTCTACCTCCGGCGCACCATGCTGGAGACCGAGGTGTACGCGGAGTCCGGCGCGGCGCTCGACGAGGACCGGGGCACGCTGAAGGCGCTGTGGGGCCACCGCAGGGAGGCGTTCCTGGTCATCGCGCTGACGATGGGCGGCACGGTCGCGTACTACACGTACACCACGTATCTGACGAAGTTCCTCTCCAAGAGCGCGGGCATGCCGAAGCCGACGGCGTCGCTGGTGTCGTTCTGCGCGCTGTTCGTCTTCATGTGCCTCCAGCCGCTCGCGGGCATGCTCTCCGACCGGATCGGCCGCCGTCCGCTGCTGATCACGTTCGCGGTCGGCTCGACGTTCCTGACGGTGCCGATCATGACGATGCTCAAGCACGCGGGCACGTTCTGGCCGGCCTTCGGCCTCGCGCTGCTCGCCCTGGTGGTGGTGACGGGCTACACGTCCATCAACGCGTGCGTGAAGGCGGAGCTGTTCCCGACCGGCATCCGCGCGCTGGGAGTGGCCCTCCCGTACGCCATCGCCAACGCGCTGTTCGGCGGTACGGCGGAGTACGTGGCGCTCTGGTTCAAGAGGGGCGGCATCGAGTCGGGGTTCTACTGGTACGTGGCGGGGTGCGCGGCGGTGAGCCTGGTGGTGTACCTGACGATGAGGGAGACGCGGGACATCGACCTCAAGAAGACAGCCCCTCCGGCGTTTGAGGAGCGGGGTTCGGGGCGAAGCCCCGACGGCGCCCGCACGGGACAGGTGCCCGCATCCTGA
- the cimA gene encoding citramalate synthase produces MTANEAPEESHRVDDTFHVFDTTLRDGAQREGINLTVADKLTIARHLDDFGVGFIEGGWPGANPRDTEFFARAKQEIDFKNAQLVAFGATRRPGGSAATDPQVKALLASGAPVITLVAKSHDRHVELALRTTLDENLEMVRDTVSYLREQGRRVFVDCEHFFDGYRANPEYAKSVVRAASDSGADVVILCDTNGGMLPAQIQAVVSTVLADTGARLGIHAQDDTGCAVANTLAAVDAGATHVQCTANGYGERVGNANLFPVVAALELKYGMKVLPKGALAEMTRISHAIAEVVNLTPSTHQPYVGVSAFAHKAGLHASAIKVDPDLYQHIDPGLVGNRIRMLVSDMAGRASIELKGKELGVELGDDRELVGRVVARVKERELKGYTYEAADASFELLLRAEAEGRARKYFRIESWRAIVEDRPDGTHANEATVKLWAKGERIVATAEGNGPVNALDRALRVGLERIYPQLAKLELVDYKVRILEGRHGTDSTTRVLITTTDGAGEWATVGVATNIIGASWGALEDAYTYGLLRAGVEPTE; encoded by the coding sequence ATGACGGCCAACGAGGCACCTGAAGAGAGCCATCGCGTCGACGACACGTTCCACGTCTTCGACACCACGCTGCGCGACGGCGCCCAGCGCGAGGGCATCAACCTCACCGTCGCGGACAAGCTGACGATCGCCCGGCACCTGGACGACTTCGGGGTGGGCTTCATCGAGGGCGGCTGGCCCGGCGCCAACCCCCGCGACACGGAGTTCTTCGCCCGCGCCAAGCAGGAGATCGACTTCAAGAACGCCCAGTTGGTGGCGTTCGGGGCGACCCGCCGCCCGGGTGGCAGCGCGGCCACGGACCCGCAGGTCAAGGCGCTGCTCGCGTCCGGTGCCCCGGTGATCACGCTGGTAGCCAAGTCCCACGACCGCCATGTCGAGCTCGCCCTGCGCACCACGCTGGACGAGAACCTGGAGATGGTCCGGGACACGGTCTCCTACCTGCGGGAACAGGGCCGCCGGGTGTTCGTCGACTGCGAGCACTTCTTCGACGGGTACCGGGCCAATCCCGAGTACGCCAAGTCGGTCGTCCGGGCCGCGAGCGACTCCGGCGCCGACGTCGTCATCCTCTGCGACACCAATGGCGGCATGCTGCCCGCCCAGATCCAGGCCGTGGTCTCCACGGTCCTCGCCGACACCGGCGCCCGGCTCGGCATCCACGCCCAGGACGACACGGGCTGCGCCGTCGCCAACACGCTTGCCGCGGTGGACGCGGGCGCGACGCACGTGCAGTGCACGGCCAACGGCTACGGCGAGCGCGTCGGCAACGCGAACCTGTTCCCGGTGGTCGCGGCGCTTGAGCTCAAGTACGGCATGAAGGTCCTGCCCAAGGGCGCGCTGGCCGAGATGACGCGCATCTCGCACGCGATCGCCGAGGTGGTGAACCTGACCCCGTCGACGCACCAGCCGTACGTGGGTGTCTCCGCCTTCGCCCACAAGGCCGGCCTGCACGCCTCGGCGATCAAGGTCGACCCCGACCTCTACCAGCACATCGACCCGGGCCTGGTCGGCAACCGCATCCGGATGCTGGTCTCCGACATGGCGGGCCGCGCCTCCATCGAGCTCAAGGGCAAGGAGCTCGGCGTCGAGCTCGGCGACGACCGCGAGCTGGTCGGCCGGGTCGTCGCCCGCGTCAAGGAGCGCGAGCTCAAGGGCTACACGTACGAGGCGGCGGACGCGTCCTTCGAACTCCTGCTGCGCGCCGAGGCGGAGGGCCGGGCCCGCAAGTACTTCCGCATCGAGTCCTGGCGCGCCATCGTCGAGGACCGCCCCGACGGCACGCACGCCAACGAGGCGACGGTGAAGCTGTGGGCCAAGGGCGAGCGGATCGTGGCGACGGCGGAGGGCAACGGCCCCGTCAACGCGCTCGACCGGGCGCTGCGGGTCGGTCTGGAGCGCATCTACCCCCAGCTGGCCAAGCTGGAGCTCGTCGACTACAAGGTCCGCATCCTGGAGGGCCGCCACGGCACGGACTCCACGACCCGGGTCCTGATCACGACGACGGACGGGGCGGGGGAGTGGGCGACGGTGGGCGTCGCGACGAACATCATCGGGGCGTCGTGGGGGGCGCTGGAGGACGCGTACACGTACGGACTGCTCCGGGCCGGGGTGGAGCCGACGGAGTAG
- a CDS encoding M64 family metallopeptidase, whose amino-acid sequence MRSALRLRRTIAATGLAASVVAALLSGPAAAAGGPAPRPRVEVEIPGPEGGAAAGSGHVRVPAAGVSRPAARLFGRAADADGDVGEMVDNGPSADRLDVVIVGDGYTVDQLAKFHADAKAKWGEVTGVEPYTTYQNLFNVWTVDAVSAQSGVSGDPAKGDVKDTALGSYFWCDGIERLLCVDQDKVDAYVAKAPQADLVIVLANSAKYGGAGYNEPSQKLGYEGISTASADNAKSGQVAIHETGHSLGKLADEYFYPGTPGYEHYSGPEVAESNISVLSAAEMAARRTKWYRWLGETSPDGGTVGAYEGGGYYVTGLNRPTDNSIMRILGKPFSLPGRESMIAGFYRHASIATAAVPTARTLRGHDRARVTVPRLVGADAEQPTIRWYLDGRELTRFQGRTWVGVAQAVISPWDRRTHQLKVTVTDPTKSVRDPQIAAGLTDSVTWSVRR is encoded by the coding sequence ATGCGCTCAGCCTTGCGTCTGCGCAGAACCATAGCGGCGACCGGACTCGCCGCGTCCGTCGTTGCCGCACTCCTGTCCGGGCCCGCCGCGGCCGCGGGCGGCCCGGCTCCCCGGCCGCGCGTCGAGGTCGAGATACCCGGGCCTGAAGGGGGAGCCGCGGCCGGGTCCGGCCATGTGCGCGTCCCGGCCGCCGGGGTGAGCCGCCCCGCCGCCCGGCTCTTCGGGCGGGCCGCCGACGCCGACGGCGACGTCGGCGAGATGGTGGACAACGGGCCCAGCGCCGACCGCCTCGACGTCGTCATCGTGGGCGACGGCTACACCGTCGACCAGTTGGCGAAGTTCCACGCCGACGCCAAGGCGAAGTGGGGCGAGGTGACCGGCGTCGAGCCGTACACCACGTACCAGAACCTCTTCAACGTATGGACCGTCGACGCCGTCTCCGCGCAGTCGGGCGTCTCCGGCGACCCCGCCAAGGGCGACGTGAAGGACACCGCGCTCGGCTCCTACTTCTGGTGCGACGGCATCGAGCGGCTGCTCTGCGTCGACCAGGACAAGGTCGACGCGTACGTGGCCAAGGCCCCGCAGGCCGACCTGGTGATCGTGCTGGCCAACAGTGCCAAGTACGGCGGCGCCGGGTACAACGAGCCCAGTCAGAAGCTCGGTTACGAGGGGATCTCCACCGCGTCGGCCGACAACGCCAAGTCCGGCCAGGTCGCCATCCATGAGACCGGCCACTCCCTGGGCAAGCTCGCGGACGAGTACTTCTACCCGGGCACGCCCGGCTACGAGCACTACTCCGGGCCCGAGGTCGCCGAGTCCAACATCTCCGTGCTGAGCGCCGCCGAGATGGCCGCGCGGCGGACCAAGTGGTACCGCTGGCTGGGCGAGACCTCGCCCGACGGCGGCACGGTGGGTGCGTACGAGGGCGGCGGCTACTACGTCACCGGGCTCAACCGCCCCACCGACAACTCCATCATGCGCATCCTCGGCAAGCCCTTCAGCCTGCCCGGACGCGAATCGATGATCGCCGGGTTCTACCGGCACGCCTCGATCGCCACGGCCGCCGTGCCCACCGCGCGGACCCTGCGCGGCCACGACCGGGCGCGGGTGACCGTGCCCCGCCTTGTGGGCGCGGACGCCGAGCAGCCGACGATCCGCTGGTACCTGGACGGGCGCGAGCTCACCCGGTTCCAGGGGCGGACCTGGGTCGGTGTCGCGCAGGCGGTCATCTCCCCGTGGGACCGGCGCACGCACCAGCTCAAGGTGACCGTGACCGACCCGACCAAGTCGGTCCGGGACCCGCAGATCGCGGCCGGGCTCACCGATTCGGTCACGTGGAGCGTGCGGCGCTAG
- a CDS encoding helix-turn-helix domain-containing protein, translating to MDEPAAIGRRVQRLRAERGLTQRQLAEPAYTPAYVSTLESGKVRPSEAALRHLAERLGTTYEELATGRPAHLATELRLGLTDAQRLLATGDAEEAAVHYRRLLTEAELHDLLPEQAEALLGLGDCALETGELADAIRHFEASERQLMGEPLPRRARAIRGRAIAHVLAGELRYACYLLESTIDELGTSGLNDPESLVLLYSAIIGPYLDMGAQARAAHAAELALALAPQVSDPALVAGMHRQVARTFLAEGRTADADASLAKAQSVYRQLRLRTDLAHCHWMRGYVYAQDGELSAAERELRTARDMLAAKRAALFTCQVEVELADVLRRLGRHTEAAALLTPLVDPAPELGDRHGAVHAGGAHRLLGLIREESGDLEAAEEHYVTALGLLERSGATGDLADLCRLLGDLLRRAGRTEAALDAYRTGLGHRAAPGTTTLGPAPVPPRH from the coding sequence ATGGACGAACCTGCCGCGATCGGCCGCCGGGTGCAGCGACTGCGTGCCGAACGGGGACTCACCCAGCGGCAGTTGGCCGAGCCCGCCTACACCCCGGCCTATGTGTCGACCCTGGAGTCCGGCAAGGTCAGGCCCTCCGAGGCGGCGCTGCGCCACCTCGCCGAGCGCCTGGGCACCACGTACGAGGAGCTGGCCACCGGCCGCCCCGCGCACCTGGCGACCGAGCTGCGCCTGGGACTCACCGACGCCCAGCGGCTGCTGGCGACCGGCGACGCGGAGGAGGCGGCCGTGCACTACCGCCGGCTGCTGACCGAGGCCGAGCTGCACGATCTGCTCCCCGAGCAGGCGGAGGCCCTGCTCGGCCTCGGCGACTGCGCCCTGGAGACCGGCGAACTGGCCGATGCCATACGGCACTTCGAGGCGTCCGAGCGCCAGCTGATGGGCGAGCCGCTGCCGCGCCGGGCGCGTGCGATCCGGGGCCGGGCGATCGCCCACGTCCTGGCGGGCGAGCTCCGCTACGCCTGCTACCTGCTCGAATCGACCATCGACGAGCTCGGCACGAGCGGCCTCAACGACCCGGAGTCGCTGGTCCTGCTCTACTCGGCGATCATCGGCCCGTATCTGGACATGGGCGCCCAGGCGCGCGCCGCGCACGCCGCCGAGCTGGCTCTCGCGCTCGCGCCGCAGGTCTCCGACCCGGCGCTGGTCGCGGGAATGCACCGGCAGGTGGCGCGCACCTTCCTGGCCGAGGGCCGCACGGCCGACGCCGACGCGTCACTGGCCAAGGCCCAGTCGGTCTACCGCCAGCTGCGGCTGCGGACCGATCTGGCGCACTGCCACTGGATGCGGGGGTACGTATACGCCCAGGACGGCGAACTGAGCGCCGCCGAGCGGGAGTTGCGCACCGCCCGCGACATGCTGGCCGCCAAGCGGGCCGCGCTCTTCACCTGCCAGGTCGAGGTCGAGCTGGCCGACGTGCTGCGCCGGCTGGGCCGCCACACGGAGGCCGCCGCACTGCTCACCCCGCTCGTCGACCCCGCGCCGGAGCTGGGCGACCGGCACGGCGCCGTCCACGCGGGCGGCGCGCACCGCCTCCTCGGTCTGATCCGCGAGGAGAGCGGCGACCTGGAGGCGGCGGAGGAGCACTATGTGACGGCCCTGGGTCTGCTGGAGCGCAGCGGCGCGACGGGCGACCTGGCGGACCTGTGCCGCCTCCTCGGCGACCTGCTGCGCCGCGCGGGCCGCACGGAGGCGGCGCTGGACGCGTACCGGACGGGCCTGGGGCACCGGGCGGCGCCGGGGACGACGACACTGGGGCCCGCACCGGTGCCGCCTCGGCATTAG